The window GTGCAACTGCTGGGTTCGGGCACCATCCTGCGTGAAGTCATCGCCGCCGCCGACCTGCTGCGTGATGACTGGAAGGTCGACGCCGACGTCTGGTCGGCGCCGTCCTTCACCCTGCTGGCGCGCGACGGCCAGGACGTGGAACGCTGGAACATGCTGCACCCGGCCGAGGCGCCCAAGAAGAGCTACTTCGAGCAATCGCTGGAAGGCAGCGAAGGCCCGATCGTGGTCTCCACCGACTACATGCGCACCTATGCCGAGCAGGTCCGCGCCTTCGTGCCCAAGGGCCGTTCGTACAAGGTGCTGGGCACCGACGGCTATGGCCGTTCGGATACCCGCGCCAAGCTGCGTGAGTTCTTCGAAGTGAACCGTTACTTCGTGACCGTGGCGGCCCTGAAGTCGCTGGCCGATGAAGGCAAGATCAAGCCGGAAGTGGTGGCGCAAGCCATCGCCAAGTACGGTATCGATCCGAACAAGCCGAACCCGGTGACCCTGTAAGGACTGCCTGACCGACCATCCCCGCCTCAGCCTGCTGATCGCGGGGATGTGTCGTGTCTGGAAAGCCACCCCAACGGCGAGGTCCGCTGCTCAGGCAGCACCTGCCCCAAGCGAATACTTCTCCCGGCCCAGCGCCTGGGAACAGAACAACGGAGCGCATCAGATGAGTCAAGTCGAAGTAAAAGTCCCGGACATCGGCGATTTCAAGGAAGTCGAAGTCATTGAGGTGATGGTCAAGGTCGGCGACACGATCAAGGTCGACCAGTCGCTGATCACGGTTGAATCCGACAAGGCCAGCATGGAAATCCCGTCCAGCCAGGCGGGCGTGGTCAAGGAAATCAAGGTCAAGGTCGGCGACAAGGTCGCCGAAGGTTCGCTGCTGGTGATCGTCGAAGGCGAGGGCGCTGCTGCCGCGCCTGCCGCCGCACCGCAAGCCGCCGCCGCTGCGCCCGCAGCCGCTCAGGCTGCGGCGCCGGCGCCGGCCCCTGCTGCTGCACCGGCAGCCGCTGCCGGTGGCACCGTCGAGATCGAAGTCCCCGACATCGGCGACTTCAAGGAAGTGGAAGTCATCGAAGTGATGGTCAAGGTGGGTGACACCGTCAAGGCCGAGCAATCGCTGTTGACCGTGGAATCCGACAAGGCCAGCATGGAGATCCCCTCCAGCCACGCCGGCGTGATCAAGGAACTGAAGGTCAAGCTGGGTGACAAGGTCTCCAAGGGCAGCATCATCGCCACCATCGAAGCTGCGGGTGGCGCGCCTGCCGCTGCTCCCGCTGCTGCGCCTGCAGCCGCGCCGGCCGCCGCTGCGGCACCGGCTCCCGCCTCAGCACCCGCACCGGCCGCTGCTGCCGCCGTGCCCGCCATCGCTACCGCGTCGGCCACCAGCACCGGCGGCAAGGCCCACGCTTCGCCTTCCGTGCGCAAGTTCGCCCGCGAACTGGGCGTGGATCTGTCGCGTGTGCCGGCGACCGGTCCCAAGGGCCGCATCCTGCAATTGGACGTGCAGAACTTCGTCAAGGGCGTCATGGCCGGGTCCACCTCGGTGGCGGCTTCCGCACCGGCCACCAATGGCAGCGGTGCGGGCATGAACCTGCTGCCGTGGCCGTCGCTGGACTTCAGCAAGTTCGGCGAGACCGAATTGCAGCCGCTGTCGCGCATCAAGAAGATCAGCGGCCCCAACCTGCATCGCAACTGGGTGATGATCCCCCACGTGACGCAGTTCGACGAAGCCGACGTGACCGAGCTGGAAGAATTCCGCAAGACCTCCAACGACGCCTTCGCCAAGGCCAAGTCGCCGGTCAAGCTGACCATGCTGGCCTTCGTCATCAAGGCCAGCGTCTCGGCGCTGAAGAAGTTCCCGGCCTTCAATTCCTCGCTGGATGCCAAGGGCGAAAACCTGATCCTCAAGAAGTTCTACAACATCGGCTTCGCCGCCGATACCCCGAATGGCCTGGTGGTTCCGGTCATCAAGAATGCCGACCAGAAGAGCATCGGCCAGATCGCCATCGAAATGGGCGAACTGTCCGCGCAGGCCCGTGACGGCAAGTTGAAGCCGGCCGACATGCAAGGCGCCACCTTCACCATCTCCTCGCTGGGTGGCATTGGCGGCACTGCGTTCACGCCCATCATCAATGCGCCGGAAGTGGCGATCCTGGGCCTGTCCAAGTCGATCACCAAGCCGGTGTGGGATGGCAAGCAGTTCGTGCCGCGCCTGATGCTGCCGACTTCGCTGTCCTATGACCACCGCGTCATCGACGGCGCCATGGGCGCGCGCTTCTCGGCGTATCTCGCCGACGTGCTGGGCGATCTGCGCAAGTCGCTCCTCTAAGCCACCACCGAACATTACGGAGTCAGGACAATGAGTCTCTCTGAAGTCAAGGTCCCCGATATCGGGGATTTCAAGGAAGTCGAAGTCATCGAGGTGATGGTCAAGGTTGGCGACACCATCAAGGTGGATCAATCGCTGATCACCGTCGAATCCGACAAGGCCAGCATGGAAATCCCGTCCAGCCAGGCCGGCGTGGTCAAGGAAGTCAAGGTCAAGGTCGGTGACAAGGTCGCCGAAGGTTCGCTGCTGTTGCTGGTGGAAGCGGCTGGCCAAGCCGCTGCTGCCCCGGCCCCCGCCGCTCCGCCAGCACCGGCTGCAGCGGCAGCGCCTGCTCCGGCCGCCGCTCCCGCTGCCGCACCGACCGCCGCACCAACCGCTGCCAGCTTCGGCGGCAGCGCCGACGTGCAATGCGACGTGATGGTGCTGGGTGGTGGCCCTGGCGGTTACTCGGCGGCCTTCCGTGCCGCCGACCTGGGCCTGAACACTGTCATCGTCGAGCGCGAAGCCACCCTCGGTGGTGTCTGCCTCAATGTCGGTTGCATCCCCTCCAAGGCGCTGCTGCACGTGGCCGCGGTGATCGACGAGACTGCCGCCATGGCCTCGCACGGTGTCACCTTCGGCAAGCCCCAGATCGACATCGACAAGCTGCGCGCCTACAAGGACAAGGTCATCGGCACCATGACCGGCGGCCTGGCCGGCATGGCGAAGGCACGCAAGGTGCAGGTGGTCAACGGTGACGGCCAGTTTGCCGGCCCCAACCATATCGAAGTCACTGCCGCTGACGGGAGCAAGAAGGTGGTGCAGTTCAAGCACGCCATCATCGCCGCCGGCTCCTCGGTGGTGAACCTGCCCTTCGTACCGCAGGACCCGCGCATCGTCGATTCCACCGGCGCGCTGGAACTGCGCCAGGTGCCCAAGCGCATGCTGGTCATCGGCGGCGGCATCATCGGCCTGGAAATGGCGACCGTCTATTCCACCCTGGGCGCGCGCATCGACGTGGTCGAGATGATGGATGGCCTGATGCAAGGCGCTGACCGCGACATGGTCAAGGTCTGGCAAAAGTTCAACGAGAAGCGCTTCGACAACGTCATGGTCAAGACCAAGACTGTGGCCGTGGAAGCCCTGCCCGAAGGCATCAAGGTCACTTTCGAAGCCGCTGAAGCCGGCGCCACCGCACCCGAGCCGCAACTGTACGACCTGGTGCTGGTGGCCGTGGGCCGCAGCCCGAACGGCAAGAAGCTGTCGGCCGACAAGGCTGGCGTGATCGTGTCCGATCGTGGCTTCATCGCCGTGGACAAGCAGATGCGCACCAACGTGCCGCACATCTTCGCCATCGGCGACCTGGTGGGTCAGCCCATGCTGGCGCACAAGGCGGTGCATGAAGGCCACGTCGCCGCTGAGGCGATTGCCGGCGAGAAGAGCTTCTTCGACGCCAGCGTGATCCCGTCCGTGGCCTATACCGATCCGGAAGTGGCATGGGTCGGCGTGACCGAAGACGAAGCCAAGGCCAAGGGGATCAAGATCGAGAAGGGCCACTTCCCGTGGGCTGCTTCCGGTCGCGCCGTGGCCAATGGCCGTTCGGAAGGTTTCACCAAGCTGCTCTTCGATGCCGAGACCCATCGCATCATCGGTGGCGGCATCGTCGGTACCCATGCCGGTGACATGATCGGCGAAGTGGCCCTGGCCATCGAGATGGGCGCCGATGCGGTCGACATCGGCAAGACCATCCACCCGCACCCGACGCTGGGTGAGTCGCTGGGCATGGCCGCCGAAGTGGCAGAAGGTCATTGCACCGACTTGCCGCCACAGCGCAAGAAGTAAGGCGTCCCGCCCCTGTCGGCAGCAAGGCAGGCGGCGAGGTACAAAGACCAACGGCGAACCTTCGGGTTCGCCGTTGGTCTTTTGGGGGCCGGCATCGATCGTGCGCGTCTGCCTTCACTTGTCGCTTCATTACGTTCAAGCAGGAAAGTCCATGTCCAAGTCTCTCGCCGACCTCATCGTCAACCCGGCCAAGCCGGACACCGCTCCCCATCTGAAGGTCGCCCGCCGCGTCATCGTAGCCGGCTGGGGCTTGTTCATGCTCTCGCTGGTGCTGCCTGTGCTGGGCGACGAGCCGGGCGCGCTGGCCTTCATCTATTCGTTGATGATGCCATTTTTCCTGTTCGACAAGCCCAGTTGGCTGGGCCTGGCAATGTCGTTCTATAGCGTCGTCAACCTGAGCCTGATCGCCTCCCTCTTCATTGCCTTGGGCGACAAGTTGCTGACCCGGCCCGCGACCTCTGTCTTCTTTGTCCTCGTGGCATTGGACACGATGTGGATACCCTTCACGCCCGATCAGGAATTCGCGCGCCATCCAGCCTTCTGGTGCTGGAGCGCTGCTGCCGTGATGGTCGCCATCGGCATGAACATGGCGCGCCTGAAAGAAAAAGCCCGCCAGGCTGCGTAGCAGCACAGGCGGGCGGCGATGCCGGGCGTGAGAGCGGGAGTGGGCAGGGGGCTCAGGCTGCGCTGAGCAATCCCATCGCCGGATGGATCACCTGTTCCCGCGGGTAGGCCACGGCGGGCTGCGGCTGTTCGATCCGGAATACCGCGACTGCATCGCGCAGGCTGTTGGCCTGCTGCGCCATCGATTGGGCTGCACTGGCCGATTCTTCGACCAGCGCCGCATTCTGCTGGGTCACTTCATCCATCTGCGAGATGGCGATGTTGATCTGGCTGATTCCCGAACTCTGCTCGTTGGAGGCGGCCGTGATTTCGCTCATCAGGTCATTGACCTGCTGGATCGAACGCACGACTTCGTCCATGGTCAGGCCAGCTTCATCGACCAGCTTCTGGCCCGCTTCCACATGCTGTACCGAAGATTCGATCAGGCCCCGGATTTCCTTGGCGGAGGAGGCGCTGCGCTGGGCCAGCGAACGCACTTCGGTTGCCACCACGGCGAAGCCGCGGCCCTGTTCGCCGGCGCGGGCCGCTTCGACGGCGGCATTGAGGGCCAGGATATTGGTCTGGAAGGCGATGCCCTCCACGGTGGCGATGATCTCGGTGATCTTGTAGGCGCTCTGCGAAATATCCTTCATGGTGCCGACCACGCGCTCGACCACTTCACCGCCCTTTTGCGCATGCAAGGAGGCCGAGCGCGCCAGTTGGTGGCCCTGGCCGGCGTTCTGGGTGTTTTGTTCGACCGTGGAGGTGATTTCTTCCATGCTGGAAGCGGTCTCTTCCAGGGAGGCCGCCTGCTCTTCGGTCCGGCGCGACAGATCCAGATTGCCGACCGCGATCTGGCTGGCGGCGGTGGAGATCGACTCCGCTGAATGCTTGATGCCATCGACGATCCTGGTCAACTGGGCGCGCATGTTTTCCAGCGACGCCATGAGGCTGTGCTGGTCGCCCTTGGCCAGGGGGATGCTCACCGCCAGGTTGCCCTGGGCGATCTGGGCGGCCAGTTCCTGGGCCTGTGCGGGTTCGCCGCCCAGTTGGTGCAGCACGCTGCGCACGATCAGGAAAGCGGCAGCCACGGCCAGCAGCACCGAACCGGCCACCAGCGTCCAGGTGGTCGTGAGGATGCTGCGGTAGGTGGTGTCGG is drawn from Herbaspirillum seropedicae and contains these coding sequences:
- the aceF gene encoding dihydrolipoyllysine-residue acetyltransferase — translated: MSQVEVKVPDIGDFKEVEVIEVMVKVGDTIKVDQSLITVESDKASMEIPSSQAGVVKEIKVKVGDKVAEGSLLVIVEGEGAAAAPAAAPQAAAAAPAAAQAAAPAPAPAAAPAAAAGGTVEIEVPDIGDFKEVEVIEVMVKVGDTVKAEQSLLTVESDKASMEIPSSHAGVIKELKVKLGDKVSKGSIIATIEAAGGAPAAAPAAAPAAAPAAAAAPAPASAPAPAAAAAVPAIATASATSTGGKAHASPSVRKFARELGVDLSRVPATGPKGRILQLDVQNFVKGVMAGSTSVAASAPATNGSGAGMNLLPWPSLDFSKFGETELQPLSRIKKISGPNLHRNWVMIPHVTQFDEADVTELEEFRKTSNDAFAKAKSPVKLTMLAFVIKASVSALKKFPAFNSSLDAKGENLILKKFYNIGFAADTPNGLVVPVIKNADQKSIGQIAIEMGELSAQARDGKLKPADMQGATFTISSLGGIGGTAFTPIINAPEVAILGLSKSITKPVWDGKQFVPRLMLPTSLSYDHRVIDGAMGARFSAYLADVLGDLRKSLL
- a CDS encoding methyl-accepting chemotaxis protein is translated as MNKLKVSTRLALGFASVVVLLVVISLVGLWGMATVKGNLSDIVANNQQGGLADVMNNSVRIRALAIRNIALFQEPALIAREIERIKVQEKAYQDAREKLGKMFDQPDTTRREHELFDLIAQNAADTEPLMNQAVTLAQQDKSAELISLLTQKIRPVQAKWLDNLDELGRFEDELNNQASAAADTTYRSILTTTWTLVAGSVLLAVAAAFLIVRSVLHQLGGEPAQAQELAAQIAQGNLAVSIPLAKGDQHSLMASLENMRAQLTRIVDGIKHSAESISTAASQIAVGNLDLSRRTEEQAASLEETASSMEEITSTVEQNTQNAGQGHQLARSASLHAQKGGEVVERVVGTMKDISQSAYKITEIIATVEGIAFQTNILALNAAVEAARAGEQGRGFAVVATEVRSLAQRSASSAKEIRGLIESSVQHVEAGQKLVDEAGLTMDEVVRSIQQVNDLMSEITAASNEQSSGISQINIAISQMDEVTQQNAALVEESASAAQSMAQQANSLRDAVAVFRIEQPQPAVAYPREQVIHPAMGLLSAA
- the lpdA gene encoding dihydrolipoyl dehydrogenase, whose amino-acid sequence is MSLSEVKVPDIGDFKEVEVIEVMVKVGDTIKVDQSLITVESDKASMEIPSSQAGVVKEVKVKVGDKVAEGSLLLLVEAAGQAAAAPAPAAPPAPAAAAAPAPAAAPAAAPTAAPTAASFGGSADVQCDVMVLGGGPGGYSAAFRAADLGLNTVIVEREATLGGVCLNVGCIPSKALLHVAAVIDETAAMASHGVTFGKPQIDIDKLRAYKDKVIGTMTGGLAGMAKARKVQVVNGDGQFAGPNHIEVTAADGSKKVVQFKHAIIAAGSSVVNLPFVPQDPRIVDSTGALELRQVPKRMLVIGGGIIGLEMATVYSTLGARIDVVEMMDGLMQGADRDMVKVWQKFNEKRFDNVMVKTKTVAVEALPEGIKVTFEAAEAGATAPEPQLYDLVLVAVGRSPNGKKLSADKAGVIVSDRGFIAVDKQMRTNVPHIFAIGDLVGQPMLAHKAVHEGHVAAEAIAGEKSFFDASVIPSVAYTDPEVAWVGVTEDEAKAKGIKIEKGHFPWAASGRAVANGRSEGFTKLLFDAETHRIIGGGIVGTHAGDMIGEVALAIEMGADAVDIGKTIHPHPTLGESLGMAAEVAEGHCTDLPPQRKK